Proteins from one Pithys albifrons albifrons isolate INPA30051 chromosome 2, PitAlb_v1, whole genome shotgun sequence genomic window:
- the OVOL2 gene encoding transcription factor Ovo-like 2 isoform X2 — MAGGMLLDLAVKRPVVRSKIKFTTGTCNDAALHSCELCGKGFRLQRMLNRHIKCHSQVKRHLCTFCGKGFNDTFDLKRHVRTHTGIRPYKCEVCNKAFTQRCSLESHLKKIHGVQQQYAYKQRRDKLYVCEDCGYTGPTQEDLYLHISNVHPGSAFLKKTSKKLAAVLQNKLSPVLQRNSKGDDKDK, encoded by the exons ATGGCCGGGGGGATGCTATTGGACCTGGCTGTCAAGCGACCCGTGGTCAGGTCGAAAATCAAG TTCACCACCGGCACCTGTAACGATGCTGCATTGCATAGCTGTGAGCTGTGTGGCAAAGGCTTTCGCTTGCAGAGAATGCTCAATCGTCACATcaagtgccacagccaagtgaAGAGACACTTGTGTACCTTTTGTGGAAAAGGCTTCAATGACACTTTTGATCTGAAAAGACATGTCCGGACCCATACTG GAATTCGTCCTTACAAATGTGAGGTTTGCAATAAAGCCTTCACCCAGCGCTGTTCCCTGGAGTCCCACCTCAAGAAGATTCATGGTGTGCAGCAGCAATATGCCTACAAACAGAGGCGAGATAAACTTTATGTGTGTGAAGACTGCGGCTACACAGGCCCCACACAAGAGGACCTGTACCTGCACATTAGTAACGTTCACCCCGGAAGtgctttcctgaaaaaaacctcaaaaaaactTGCAGCGGTTTTGCAAAACAAACTGAGTCCTGTCCTGCAGAGGAACTCCAAGGGTGATGACAAAGATAAGTAA
- the OVOL2 gene encoding transcription factor Ovo-like 2 isoform X1, with product MPRAFLVKRRSPQPTVRSWDGLPDEERADTYIPGGIGCVLLGYEDSCSLESSGSSGTRDVEPSDPPTPQPAPSDLSMAGGMLLDLAVKRPVVRSKIKFTTGTCNDAALHSCELCGKGFRLQRMLNRHIKCHSQVKRHLCTFCGKGFNDTFDLKRHVRTHTGIRPYKCEVCNKAFTQRCSLESHLKKIHGVQQQYAYKQRRDKLYVCEDCGYTGPTQEDLYLHISNVHPGSAFLKKTSKKLAAVLQNKLSPVLQRNSKGDDKDK from the exons ATGCCCAGAGCGTTCTTGGTGAAGCGCCGGAGCCCGCAGCCGACGGTGCGCAGCTGGGATGGGCTGCCCGACGAGGAGAGAGCCGACACCTACATCCCAG GTGGGATCGGCTGCGTGCTGCTGGGCTATGAAgacagctgcagcctggagagTAGCGGGAGCAGCGGGACCCGGGATGTCGAGCCCAGCGACCCCCCGACGCCCCAACCTGCCCCCAGCGACCTGAGCATGGCCGGGGGGATGCTATTGGACCTGGCTGTCAAGCGACCCGTGGTCAGGTCGAAAATCAAG TTCACCACCGGCACCTGTAACGATGCTGCATTGCATAGCTGTGAGCTGTGTGGCAAAGGCTTTCGCTTGCAGAGAATGCTCAATCGTCACATcaagtgccacagccaagtgaAGAGACACTTGTGTACCTTTTGTGGAAAAGGCTTCAATGACACTTTTGATCTGAAAAGACATGTCCGGACCCATACTG GAATTCGTCCTTACAAATGTGAGGTTTGCAATAAAGCCTTCACCCAGCGCTGTTCCCTGGAGTCCCACCTCAAGAAGATTCATGGTGTGCAGCAGCAATATGCCTACAAACAGAGGCGAGATAAACTTTATGTGTGTGAAGACTGCGGCTACACAGGCCCCACACAAGAGGACCTGTACCTGCACATTAGTAACGTTCACCCCGGAAGtgctttcctgaaaaaaacctcaaaaaaactTGCAGCGGTTTTGCAAAACAAACTGAGTCCTGTCCTGCAGAGGAACTCCAAGGGTGATGACAAAGATAAGTAA